From the genome of Vigna angularis cultivar LongXiaoDou No.4 chromosome 11, ASM1680809v1, whole genome shotgun sequence, one region includes:
- the LOC108333278 gene encoding (+)-borneol dehydrogenase 2, whose protein sequence is MSTTSTVLASTLTPRLLGKVALVTGGASGIGESIVRLFHIQGAKVCIADVQDNLGKQVCESLGGEANVVFLHCDVTIEDDVSRAVDFTVEKFGTLDIIVNNAGISGSPCPDIRDIQLSEFDKVLDINLKGVFHGMKHAARIMIPEKKGSIVSLSSVASALGGIGIHAYTASKHAVVGLTKSVAAELGNHGIRVNCVSPYAVATGLALAHLPEEERNEDALASFRDFTGRIANLQGVELTAHDVANAVLFLASDEARYISGDNLMVDGGFTSVTHSLHLYR, encoded by the exons ATGTCCACTACCAGTACAGTTCTGGCTTCCACTCTAACGCCAAG GTTATTAGGCAAAGTGGCATTGGTTACAGGTGGGGCATCTGGAATTGGAGAAAGCATTGTCCGCCTATTCCATATCCAAGGTGCTAAAGTATGCATAGCAGATGTTCAAGACAACCTTGGAAAGCAAGTGTGTGAATCCCTTGGTGGTGAAGCAAATGTTGTCTTTCTGCATTGTGATGTTACCATAGAGGATGATGTTTCCCGTGCAGTGGACTTCACTGTGGAGAAATTTGGCACCCTTGACATCATAGTCAACAATGCTGGAATTTCTGGATCACCTTGTCCTGATATCCGTGACATACAGTTATCAGAATTTGATAAGGTGCTTGACATAAATTTGAAGGGAGTGTTTCACGGCATGAAGCATGCTGCTCGAATTATGATCCCAGAAAAGAAAGGGTCAATTGTTTCTTTGAGCAGTGTGGCTAGTGCCTTAGGTGGAATAGGAATACATGCATACACAGCATCAAAACATGCTGTTGTGGGGCTAACAAAGAGTGTTGCAGCTGAATTGGGGAATCATGGTATAAGAGTGAACTGTGTTTCACCTTATGCTGTTGCAACAGGTTTGGCTTTGGCCCATTTGCCTGAGGAGGAGAGAAATGAGGATGCCTTGGCCAGTTTTCGAGATTTTACTGGGAGAATAGCCAATTTGCAGGGTGTGGAGTTAACTGCTCATGATGTGGCTAATGCTGTTCTCTTCCTTGCAAGTGATGAGGCAAGATATATCAGTGGAGACAATCTCATGGTTGATGGTGGCTTCACTAGTGTGACTCACTCACTCCATCTTTATAGATGA